A genomic window from Archocentrus centrarchus isolate MPI-CPG fArcCen1 chromosome 2, fArcCen1, whole genome shotgun sequence includes:
- the arl11 gene encoding ADP-ribosylation factor-like protein 11 isoform X1 — protein MGQGHSTSYPQVILMGLDSAGKSTILARLLTGQVMETSPTIGFNVGMLDLDKKTSLTLWDVGGQKHMRPKWRSSIWLLMMVLLLSLRLYLDDCEALVFVVDSSDQSRMAEAKAALKKILGEEKLQGVPLMVLANKKDLPNCMNIREVSNQLELPSYTDRHWEIQACSAVKGLGLQQAFISVSKMIKKPII, from the exons ATGGGTCAGGGACACTCCACCAGCTATCCTCAG GTGATCCTCATGGGGCTGGACTCTGCTGGAAAGTCAACCATCCTGGCCAGGTTACTGACTGGACAG GTAATGGAGACCTCTCCAACCATCGGCTTCAACGTGGGAATGCTGGACCTGGACAAGAAAACGTCTCTGACCTTGTGGGATGTTGGAGGGCAGAAACATATGAGACCCAAGTGGAG AAGCAGTATTTGGTTGTTGAtgatggtgctgctgctgtctttgaGGCTGTACCTGGATGACTGTGAGGCGCTGGTCTTTGTAGTAGACAGCAGCGATCAGAGTCGGATGGCGGAGGCTAAGGCGGCTCTGAAGAAGATTCTGGGTGAAGAGAAGCTGCAAGGAGTTCCTCTCATGGTTCTGGCCAACAAGAAGGATCTACCCAATTGCATGAACATCCGGGAG GTGTCCAACCAGCTGGAACTCCCCAGCTACACAGACAGACATTGGGAGATTCAGGCCTGCAGTGCCGTAAAGGGACTCGGCCTCCAGCAGGCCTTCATCTCAGTCAGCAAGATGATCAAAAAACCAATAATTTAG
- the arl11 gene encoding ADP-ribosylation factor-like protein 11 isoform X2, producing the protein MGQGHSTSYPQVILMGLDSAGKSTILARLLTGQVMETSPTIGFNVGMLDLDKKTSLTLWDVGGQKHMRPKWRLYLDDCEALVFVVDSSDQSRMAEAKAALKKILGEEKLQGVPLMVLANKKDLPNCMNIREVSNQLELPSYTDRHWEIQACSAVKGLGLQQAFISVSKMIKKPII; encoded by the exons ATGGGTCAGGGACACTCCACCAGCTATCCTCAG GTGATCCTCATGGGGCTGGACTCTGCTGGAAAGTCAACCATCCTGGCCAGGTTACTGACTGGACAG GTAATGGAGACCTCTCCAACCATCGGCTTCAACGTGGGAATGCTGGACCTGGACAAGAAAACGTCTCTGACCTTGTGGGATGTTGGAGGGCAGAAACATATGAGACCCAAGTGGAG GCTGTACCTGGATGACTGTGAGGCGCTGGTCTTTGTAGTAGACAGCAGCGATCAGAGTCGGATGGCGGAGGCTAAGGCGGCTCTGAAGAAGATTCTGGGTGAAGAGAAGCTGCAAGGAGTTCCTCTCATGGTTCTGGCCAACAAGAAGGATCTACCCAATTGCATGAACATCCGGGAG GTGTCCAACCAGCTGGAACTCCCCAGCTACACAGACAGACATTGGGAGATTCAGGCCTGCAGTGCCGTAAAGGGACTCGGCCTCCAGCAGGCCTTCATCTCAGTCAGCAAGATGATCAAAAAACCAATAATTTAG